In Cryptomeria japonica chromosome 5, Sugi_1.0, whole genome shotgun sequence, the genomic window TGGAAGATGAGGTTGTTGAAGCTCTTAAGAATTTGTGTTAGATTTTATTGGCCTGTTGTTTTAAAGGTCTATCTTCTCATATATTTTTATTGTGGTTGAGGTATTGGTTGGCTATGTGTTTTTTGCTTGCAACTCTTTGTTCTCAAGGTTTCAGGGTTCCTTCAAAACCTAgtcttttcttaaaaaaaataataaaataataatttttatttgtaaATAAGTGCCTAGTAAAATTTTAACATGACTAGTGATGTTGGCACAACATGCCCTCAGAGCCCACATGAAATTattttgacctagagctatgacTTGGTTCAGTCACAAATGGGGGACATCATTCCCATTTATTAGAGCTCGGGCTCAAACCTTCCACCACCATAGATCGGGGAATGCACAAGCCTTCAATCACAATGGCCCAATAGGTTTTTGAACCTTGGTTACCACAACAACAACATGACCAGTTGACCAACACATTATGGGAAGAACCCAACATCTAAAACAATTACAATACACTTCCAAGTACCAAGTTCATCTAGAAGATCCAAACCTCATATTGAAGGAGAAGTTAAACAAATATGATGTTGTAAAACTCTTACACAATCCCTCTATAACAATGAGATATAAGATTACTACAAATACACTAATTACTTTGCCACCAATATTAAATATGCTAGatgttgaaaaaaaatattatgcaTGAGATGAACACAACCATctaatttttttacaatttttaatcGATTTTACAAACCTCTAAAAATGTTTAAATATTCACCGTACTCTCACTAATCTATAGTTTCCCAATTTACCATCCACATTAAATACCTTTACATTTATATATCCAAAGGTTCTCTTAATTAACTATTACCTAATTATAAAAGTTTAATACAAAACATATCACACCTTCCCAACACCTTCCATGTGAAAATAACAAAATCAGATCAGACTGCAAACAACTCACATAACATATTTGGTAGACAACAATTACCCACAAATGCTCCATGTGAGGTATCGTCCAGAAATGCATTGTTGGAATGCACATAAATAATTATTTTCACACAATTATTTCTAATCTACATGGAATGGCCAGATAATATATGATCCGATTGCAGCTTTTACCACAAGAAGATAATATTCAAACGCATGGCCATAGCATCCACTGCCCTATATAACAGCACATACTCTTGGTCATTGGCAACAAGCTTGAGTTTTGATTTCTAGTGCTTTGTAGCTTGGAGTGTTTATACAAAGTAAGTAGACATGGCAAAAGCTGCAGCAATTCTGTTCATAGCTATGATTGCTATGGCAATGAGCGTGGGCCCTGTAATGGGTTGCGGAAGCCATAAGTGTGGTCCCTCAGGAGGTGGCTCTTCTGGAACTCCATCGACCGGCAGATGTCCAGTGAATGCATTGAAGCTTGGAACCTGTGTTGATGTACTCAGCGGCTGGGCACACGTTCACCTTGGAGATCCTGTCGTGAACCAGTGCTGCCCTCTTTTGCAAGGAATTGCAGAGTTAGAGGCAGCACTCTGCTTTTGTACAACCATAAGGGCTAAGGTCCTCAATCTCAACATCGTCCTTCCGGTGGCTCTTGAACTTTTTGTTCAGTGTGGATTGACTCCTCCCCCAGGCTTCAAATGTCCCCCTCTTAACTAATTCACTTTGCTCTATCGTCTGTCCAGCTCTACGTCCATAGAAcgtttttgttgttttgtttctgaTTTTTTGCTACACTAGAAGTGCGGATTTAGACAGTTGTATCGTAGGACGAGTACGTATTTAATAAATAGAGCTgtttataattttgtgtgttgtgaACGATGACGTCGATATCTGCTACTTGTttgtttataatttaaaataataattaaacaatttCAGATGTAGATCTTTGGCTATTGAGTAATAACCAAAGCCGTTACACGTTATACGCAAATCTTTGTTCCCAACCACCAGTAGTTAGTAAGCGAAAAAGTAGAGGATCAGAAGGCCATGTTATTCACCCCTTCCTCTAACATTGGGAAAGTGACAATGGAGAATTGGACCAGAAGGAGCCAATCAGAGAATCTATCGGGGTAATCCACCTGTGGCCCCGGGCTACGCAATTCCTAGCCTGGAGCGGTGTACGAATATCAATATGGGGCTTGAATTCTGCATTGATCGACCTTAAATTAACAGGATCTGTGTTGAAGGTTGTACAACTTGGTCTTGGAACTTAGATGAAGATGAAATATGGTTCTGAGTTTAGAGCAAAACTATTTCATAAATTATATTTAACCTTGTGAACGTTCAAATAGTTTCTTTACGAATGGTAGAGGCCCTTTCGGTTTCTTCGTCTACCAAAAcctagagatagggatatagggcCTCGAGGCAATCTATTATAACCCCGCCTATGGTAGATAAGGGAGAATAGGAGGTAAGGCTCGGGAGGGCCACTACTACTCGCCATGGTAGTTTGGGAAGGGTATAACTACTCTGGGAATAGCGAAGGTGCCACAGAGATGATGATTCCACCTCGTAACCGAAATGCTGGATCTCACCTCACCCCGGAGAGTTGTCTATGGTCAGATCTTGTCGCTTTCTATTCCGGTAGAGGTGTTCATCTCGATAAAGGGATTTCCTTCTCCGTCGTAATGGGATTTGTTAAGGATGGCCCCCAGTCCATGTGTGGGTTTAGGGCAGTTATGCTCAGAGAAAGGACATCTCGGTACTCCTGCGCCCTCTTATATTTATAGGCGAAGACTATTTTTGATACAAAATAGTACAACTATTAAAACACAAATTTTCATAGCACAATTATGTTTGCATTATTATAGCATTAAAAGACAAATTAAAATGATCAGAAAATTGCATAAAAATCCATTGtgatgcaaattttgtgttttcaaACAGATGCGGGTGGACACCCTACCTATGCTCCTGCTCTATATGGGTGGGGGGTGGATAAGGGTAAAAAATAGTTTTAGAACGTTGAAGGATAAATTATCGTAAATGTTTCTTAGTAAGATGATTAATATTAGATGAAATATACAAATATAAGGacctaattttattaaaaatagggTAATTGTAATTATTTAAACATAAAATTGAggatgttgattatctattttttttgtaataaataaaaatatttacattgTGGAAGGGAAATATTTGATAGGTTTTATTGTCACATGCTTGTTATGATGATAAAAAataatttcattatttttttttttatcattcactcacatttatattatataaatagaTGTTCATATTGTGTGGTAAAAATTgaatatttttcatatattttcttTTTAAATCATAGTTTGAATTTGAATATATCTTTTGTTAAAGGTAGACATATAACAAGCATCATGAGTTCCAACTTGTTTTTCAAATAGGTAGTTCTATCTAAAAACTACAAAAGTATGCATAGAATGATGTTAGAAGTAAATTTACCAATTAAACACTATAGTATTTGTAGAGGTGTAATTTGGAACTATggtttcaccaagtaggataagacGGCTAATTAACCAAATTAGTCAATCATTGAAAAGAGggttgaacctaatagatctagcctcaatccaaataaagaaagggctgaaattctgattagattcactagttaggGTTTTGTTCCCTCTTTCTAAATTAAAATGCATTATAAATTATGAATTTAGGGTAAAATGAGATATTACTGAAGTAATCTGATAGAAATAGTAAGGTACAAATGTCCCATGTAGCCACCAATTTAGATCTAggcaaaataagatgtttagaacttgttcctagaagttcaacctaattttttgggaccaaaTAGCAGAGATTCGCCTTGGTCCtcaaaaattttctccaaaaaagCTAACCTGTTCAATACTGTTCATTTTGTTGAAATTCCCAAATATAGCTCCtgcacctgtttcctacacacataaagagagataaaggtgttgggaataggggtttgccttaggtcaaaccccaggtttggaaataaccctaattgaaatagaaataaaatttgaaCTAAATTAGAAAAGCTTACATTTTGAAGGCAaggttgaaatgcttgaatgtataCGACCATACCTTCAATGGGTGATGCAATGGTCGTAGGTTAATTCTTTCatttgttgatgcaataacatgatagaCCATATAAAATCCATCATCGAATCATAAATAAAACATAATGTTAAGGCACCTTGATGTAGTTTATTGCTGCTTGAATTAGATatgctcttgaggaagaagaatatcTCGTGAATTGATGATCATGATAGCATAAGATTAACTCCTTGAAATAAATTGACAAAGATACATTATATAGAGATTTCATAATTAAAGTGACCATTAGGCTgacttagatttgatatattttcacatggaGTGAGATTTAAATTAGAAAGGGCCACCAAATTATTCTTCCAAAATTGGAGGAAAAAAGTGTGGGACCATGGTGAATCCCAATGCCTTAGTCCTACCATCTTCTTctcaaatttctagggatgcaagataatgTGAATCCAATGCCGAATCCAGCTCGGTAACTCAAACCATAATGCATAGTTTTGTAAAATATGTTGTAAGAGTTGAAATTAAGGAgattaaggataaatcaagatgaaatgataaagggcacacctaaagTTAAGGAACCAAATAAGAGGGttatgatgtaataaagtggaaaagatccataatattgaattaaatattaattaattacaataaaggttctataatgtatagacgaaagggaaatactaaaatagatgctaggagagtgtgaaattggttCTATAATGCATAGAAGAAACCTTCTTAGCAAGACACTTCTTGCTAAATGGTATAATGTGATATCCCCATTCTAAGAACGAATACTCAACTTTGTGAAGTCTCTAAGAAGTGACGAAGATGAGGATAAATTATCACACATATATGCAAATAATAGCATTATCCCGATAATATATTGTTCACCATAGACATGGTCACCATGAAcaccatggatcagatcaaatCAGAACTATTTAGAGGTAAAAAAACCCTTGTTCGTGATGGAAGGACACCGAGGGTGTCATAACTACATTCAGAACCAGAAGACATTGAGAGCTAATCCGATGGAACCATCACGACTGGAGGTAGTCCGCTAAACAACAGTCGTCATGCATATGTAAAGACCCAGATATCGAGTCGGCATAGACAAGCAAGAAGGATATTGGACAGATGCATTTTAATCAACCAAAGAAAGGATTAACAACCCATAAAAAAATATTCAACCAATAAATAAACTCACCGATATgatataacaataataatattacTAAATACAAACTTGCTATGAAGAAACAAGGGATTAGTGAAGTGTGATTATGAAAACACCTGTCCATTCAAGTCAAGGATCGCAACAGTTCGATAAAATCAATATATAATAGGAGAATCGATCAAGAAGGGAGGGAGATAACGGAGATTATACCAAAACATGGAAGAAGTTAGATTCAGGAAGATCGATATTGGAATTACACTAATCCTTTTTATACGCATTCTGTATTGAGGATataattcaattatcaaaacatacaGTTTCTTAGTGGTGATCTAGCCTATCACCTATGTCAGCGTTTTCTGGATTAATAATCTAGCTCCAGTCATAGACGTAAATCTATGTATATATCAAACGATCAACAGCCTCCTACATAAAGGCCCTGTGTATGGGAGGCACAATTTCTGACGTAGAACAATAAGACATCTCATAGAATTATCTTCCTATTTGAATACATATTTGATATGACAGGGATAAATTTTCAGTATCAGAACATTAACATCAAACAGGGGACTGCCTGATTTAGTATATTCCTACATTAATACATTTATTCTCAGAAATCCTTATAAATAACTCATACTAGGATCCATACATTACATTCTGGAAATCTTTCCTGCTCCATTAGATAGTCCTTAATCAATCAAGGGACTCTATACTAGAGACATTATAGTGGTATCATAGCCATAAACCCTACCATCCTATGGGAAGTTGGTGAATGCAAACATATCAATGAAGAAGGGGCCAAGTAGCCATGGCAGACCAGCTGGCAATGGAAATGAAGGCTTTCATGGAGCAGATCAATGACAAGCTCGAAAAGACAAACGAGCTAATCCTCCGAGCCATTCAAGGCATAAGTAACAATAATAGAAGGGTTAATTCCAATGGGGAAAGAGACACACATTCCAATCAGTCTAAAAATGAACATTCCTCTCAAGGGTCCATTCTTAGACCCACTATGCCATCATTCTTGCCAAGCAAAGAGCCCATGTTGAGGTTGAGAAACCAGTAATTGAAAGTGTAGACGAGATAGCAACAATGTATGCAAGGTTAGACCTCAAAGTGCAAGAACACATTCCCTTTAAAGAATATTATGAGGTTAAAACCCAAGACAATCCAAATAGGAGGAAGAAGAGTATTGACAAAGATCTCAAAGCAAGGTTGAGTAAAACGGCATTGCCATACTTTGATGGGACAGGAAAATTCTCAATCCAATCTTGGGTTCAAAAATTAGATACATACTTATTACTCAACCCCATGACAAAGGAAAATGCCATCAAATTTGCCACacttcatctaacagggatagcATACTATTGGCGACACCATGGCCTTGTCACTCAAGATCACCGAAGCATCACCACATATAGTGAATTCACCTAAATACTCATCATGAGATTTGATCAAAGACATCTGGAGTGGTACTTTAAGGAACTAACTCTACTCACACAACAAGGAACGGTAGAAGTGTATGCAAGCGAATTTTAGAACTTAGCAATTATGGTCCCCAACCTCTCAAGGAAGACTTACCTAACTATTCATAGAAGGACTCAAAGTGTCAATCAAGAAGATAGTAAATCCCTTGGAACCTTAAAATTTAAGTGAAGCAATACAACGGGCCATCAAAGTCGAAGCTAATTATTCCAAAGAAAGACTAAGATACATGACTTCCAAGAAATATCCTAGGAATGCTCATAGAGATGAACCCCATAGAGAGAGGGGAACACAATGCCATTTTTCAAAGAGACATGGAGACCCAGTCATAGATGCCAAAGAAAGGAAGGCCTAGGACAAAGGGAAGAATAGAGAAGGAAGAACCTATGTTTTAGATGCACAGAACCATGGACCTGATCATCAATGTAAGAGAGGTCAATTACATAAAATGGGAGAATCTAAGGATGAAAGAAGGGAAGGAAGCCTGTACAAAAGACCAAGGTTAGAAGAGAAAGAACATGGAATCTTCATTGTAATTTCAAGCGAATATAAAGATAGGCCACTAAAACATAAAGGAGTCCTCAAAGGACAAAAATTAATCTCCTTGGTAGATAGTGGGGCTTCCCAGAATTTCATTAGCAAAAATTTGGTAGCCAAGGAGGAAGCTAAAAGCTGAAGAGTTTGAAGGATTTAAGGTGGCTTTCGAAAATGGGGCCATTAATCATTGCACCAAGTTCATTCCTCAATTAGAGATCAAGGTGGAGATAATATTATTAAAGGGAACTTCTATGTGATCACATTGGAGAACGATATAATATTAGGGAGACGTTCGATCCATTCATTGGGTCGCTTCACCATGGACCTCCCAAATTTTAAGATTTGTTTTTAGCATGAAGGACAAGACGTAACCTTAAAGGGCCTACCTATTGGAGATCCAAAAGTGGCTTCAAAAATATAGAAAGGATCATTCAACATGGGCAAGGAGAATGGATCGCTCAATGTTTGATCTTAGACAAGTCTGGTCCAAACTCACCTATGATTCATGTCAACATGTAACCCATCTTGAGAAGGCATAAGAAGGTTTTCAAAGATATTTTACAAGGAATCCCACCAAGGAGGGGATATGAACACTCCATAGAACTTGAAGAAGTTGCCAAACCTGTAATTACTACTCCCTACGGACATCCACGATGATTCAAGGAGGAGATTGAGAAAAACATCAATGAACTTCTTAAGATGGGACACATTAAACCAAGTTGGAACCCCTTTGCATTGTTCATTGTTTTAGTCAAGAAAAAAGGATGGAACCATGAGGATGTGCATAGACTACCGAACTCTCAACAAAAGAACCATCAAGAATAGGTACCCTATACCAAGAATTGATGAATTCATCGATGACCTTCATGGGGCAAGATGTTTCTCAAAGATTAATCTGCGAACAGGTTATCCCCAAATAAGGATGAGGGAGGAAGATGTACCCAAGATAGCCTTCTGATGTCATTATGGgaactttgaattttttttcatgccCCTAGGTCTTACAAATACAACAACCACCTTTCAATCATGTATGAATCATTATTTTCGTTAGCAATTGAGGGAATTCTTGTATTTTTTGATAATGCCCTCATTTACAACAGAACTTGGGAGGAACATATCCAACATGTTGATGAAGTCCCAAGCATTCTAGAAAAGGAATCCTTGTATGCTAAAGTGTCAAACTGCAAATTTGGCTTGAAGGAGATACTCTATTTAGGCCATAAGACTAATGAAGAAGGGGTGAGCATTGATGAGGAAAAGTTCAAAGCTATTAAGGAATGGTCCACTCCCAAAACCTTGACCCAGCTGAGGGGGTTTGTAGGGTTATGTAGATACTATAGATTATTTGTTAAAGGTTTCTCCAAATTGGCAGCGCCtctcatggatctaaccaagaaagGAGTCTTCTCATGGAATGATTAAGCACAACAAGAATTTGACCAATTGAAAGAAACCATGAGCTCATGTCCTGCCTTAGTTATTTTGGATTTCACTCTAGCATTTGAATTGCAATGTGATGCTTCAGGAGAAAGGATCAAAGAAATCCTCATGCAAGGAAGACACCCAATAGCATTTGAAAGTAGGAAGTTGACAGAAGTGGAGAAGAACTATTCAGTTTATGACAAATAAATGGTAGCTATCATGCATGCCTTATCAAAATACTGACAATATCTTGTATGTGGAAATTTTTTTGTTAAGGCAAACCATAATAGTCTATGTTATTTTATGAATCAAAAGGATTTGAATGATTGTCAACATAAGTGGATAAGTGAGATACAagcctatgactttgacattgaatatgtgaaagGAGTTCATAATATAGTGGTTGATGCATTATCAAGACGCCCTTGCAAAAACACCATCATGAGCCTCGTGGAAGGATGAAAGAATGACATTCTCATATATTATGCTAAAGATTCCCTTGCCAATGAAATTCTAGAAGGGGGGATGCCGAATGATGAATACAAGGTGTGTGAAGaccttatcttataaaaaaatatagtTTACCTACGAACACACTCCAAGATGAAAGGTAAAATTTTGAGGGAGCACCATGATAGCCCTCTCGCAGGACATCAAGGTTACTACAAAATAGACAAGTAGATTCGGGAAAGATACTCATTGAAGGGATTAAAGAAGGATGTCCTAAAATATGTGCAAGAATGTATGACTTGCCAATGAAACAAAGGTAGAATAGGGACACCTAGTAGGCCTCCTACAACCACTACCCATTCCAAACTAGAAATGGGAAAGTATCTCCATCAATTTTATAACTACTGTACCTAAGGTGCATGGTAAGGATTGTATTTATGTTATATAAATAGACTTACAAAGCATTCTCACTTCTTTGCCATATCTACTAGTTACAATGTAGTTCGAATAGTAGAAGTATTCTTTAAGTAAGTGTTTAGACTTCATAGTTTACAAAAAAATATAGTTAGCGACAGGGATAGCCACATTGTTAGACAATTTTGGCAAGAACTTTTCATATTAGCAAGTATGGAACTTACACCTAGCACCAACTATCACCCACAAATAGACAGTCAAACCAAGATTGTTAATAAATGGATAGAAGGGTATATAAGGAACTACATCACAAGACAACAAAGAGCATGAGCTAAATGGTATCATCTTGGAGAACACTACTATAAAAAAACACATCGCATGTCCATAGGGATGAGTCCCTTCAAGGCATTGTATGGATATGAAGCCACATCATTTGGGGACCTTGTCTGAGAAAGTAAAGTACTTGTGGCTAAAGACTTTCTTCAGCAGAATGTTGATATCATGAATACCCTCAACGAGAACCTCCATCAAGCCCAAAATCAGCAAAAACTATACGGTGATAGAAACTATGTGGAAAGATCATTTGAAGAAGGAGACATGGCGTTCTTGAGGTTAAAGCCATATAAACAATCATCAATTAAGTCAATTGGAATGCAAATACTCAAACCATGATTCTATGATCCCTACAAGGTCTTGAGGAAGATAGGAGGAGAAGCTTATGAAGTAGAGCTTCCCAAAGGCAGCAAGagccataatgtatttcatgtatcccaGTTGAAAAAGGTCCTAGGACAACCCATTGTCCCATGTACACAATTGCCACTGCTTTATGATGAAGGAAAACTCATATTAGAACCAGAGATTATTTTGGATACTAGAGAAAGAAGTTTACAGAATAGAACCATCACTAAGTTTCTAATTCAATGGAAGGGCTTACCCGTAGAAGATGCCAcatggaaaaagaaagaagatgttGAAGCACTATAGAAGGAATGCAAGACTCACATATAAGAACATATAATGAAATTATATCACTATTAGATCAGAATTTTTACAATCAAATTCTGATATATGAACCATTCAAGAATTAAAGTAAGTACATAGAAGGGCGGCATGGTTCAAGAAAGCCAACACCCTGCCTAGATGAGTAGGATGATACAAAGAAGGTCAATCCTCTCTAAGTgtaagggctcaaggaagccaatatGAGCAGCTAGGCTGAAGGAAGCCGACACCCTAGATGAATAGGATAACATAAAGAAAGTCAATTCTCTCTAGATgtaagggctcaaggaagccagcACCACCCTAGGTGAATAGAATGACACAAAGAAGGTCAATCCTCTATATGTATAAGAGCTCAAGGAAGTTCATGAGATTGAATGACCCAAAGAAGGCCAGTCTCTACAAAAGACTCAAGGAAGCCAAAAATAAGCAAGGGTTCAAGACAGCCAACTCCTTCCCTAAGCATATCTAGCATTACTttgaattataattatatatattagtGCTACTAATCTTAGTGCAGGAGATATAAGACAACAATCAATTGATTGAGGATAAGCAATCTTAAAAGGGGAAACTATGATATCCTTATTCTGAGAACGAATACTCAACTTCGTGAAGTCTCTAGGAAGAGACGAAGTTGAGGATGAATTAGCACATATATATGCAGATAATGGCATTATCCCGATAATATATTGTTCACCATAGACATGGTCACCATGAACACCACGGATGAGATCAAATTAGAATTATTTACAAGTAGTAATACCCTTGTTCGTGATGGAAGGACACCAAGGGTGTCATAACTTCTTACAGAACCATCGAGCTAATCCGATGGAACCATCACGGCTGGAGGTAGTCCGCTAAACAGCACTCGTCATGCATATGTAAAGACCCAGATATCGATTCGGTATAGACAAGGAACAAGGATACTGGACGGATGCATTATAATCAACCAAAGAAAGGATTAACAACCCATATAAACTATTCAAACAATAAATAAACTCACCGATATGATACAACAACAATAATATTACTAAATACAAACTTGTTATGAAGAAACACCGGATTAGTGAAGTACAATTATGAAAAGACCCGTCCATTCCAGTCAAGGATTGCAACAGTTCGATAACAGCAATATATAACAGGAGAATCGATTGAGAAGAGAGGGAGATAACGAAGATTATACCAAAACAGGGAAGAAGTCGGATTCAGGAAGATCGATACTGGAATTACACTCATCCTTTGTATATGCATTCTGTATTAAGGATACAATTCAATTATCAGAACATACTGTGTCTTAGTGGTAAACTAGCCTACCACCTATATCAGCGTTTTGTGGATTAATAATCTAGCTGCAGTCATAGGCGTAAAACTATATATGTATCAAACGATCAACAGCCCCCAACATAAAGGCGCTGTGTATGGGAGGCACAATTTCTGATGTAGAACAGTAATAAATCTCATAGAATTATCCTCCTATTTGAATACATATTTGATATCACAGGGGTTCATTTTCAGTATCAGAACATTAACATCTAACAGGGGACTGCCTGATTCAGTGTATTCCTACATTAATACATTTATTCTCAGAAATTCTTATAAA contains:
- the LOC131043975 gene encoding 36.4 kDa proline-rich protein-like, whose amino-acid sequence is MAKAAAILFIAMIAMAMSVGPVMGCGSHKCGPSGGGSSGTPSTGRCPVNALKLGTCVDVLSGWAHVHLGDPVVNQCCPLLQGIAELEAALCFCTTIRAKVLNLNIVLPVALELFVQCGLTPPPGFKCPPLN